One window from the genome of Streptomyces sp. WZ-12 encodes:
- a CDS encoding sacsin N-terminal ATP-binding-like domain-containing protein, producing the protein MPWVRGADDGADPFGTARLRRGVLDAWAASPARFREDANAEEDLALGGYRDRLAVELAQNAADAAARAGVPGRLRLTLHAANGGAPAVLVASNTGAPVDATGVESLSTLRASAKRESSVAAGTVGRFGVGFAAVLAVSDEPALVGRTGGVRWSLAEARELTEAVAAHSPGLGGELRRREGHVPLLRLPLPAEGTAPEGYDTAVVLPLRDGAAQDLAERLLAGIDAALLLTLPGLAEVVVETPEGARTLTRRQDDAHVLIEDSERGSTRWRVASAGGSLDAALLADRPVEERLRPSWSVTWAVPVDEAGAPVRPGTAPVLHAPTPTDEPLGLPALLIASFPLEPTRRHVAPGPLADFLVGRVAAAYAELLGAWQPVSTGTLDLVPGPLGKGWLDGELRRQVLELLPRVRFLPSAAAGVGAAEAAGWDEEEAAERCVLRPVDAELLEGAGAATVAVLAELFPSLLPAGLERRSELRALGVGRVPLTEMIDRLAGVERSPQWWRRLYDALAGTDPDRLSGLPVPLAGTGRTAIGPRQVLLPLPGGDAADEGAGRHGALTRLGLKVAHPDAVHPLLEKLGATPAAPRAVLTTPQVRAAVANSLDADEDAYDILEDELAPGAGVPLGAEELAETVLGLVRDANLTAGDEPWLAALALPDEDGELAPAGELVLPGSDFERIIRAGELAGCDAELARRWGEQPLAAVGVLATFALVRAADVVLDPDELEPRDSDFPEPDDAGLLDAVDVWCEDLLDALQSGDEWAAVPPVVTELVAVRDLDLVADDAWPQVLELLSQPPLRDALTAPVRVLLPDGTTESVRPYTAWWLRGHPVLDGRRPAGLRAAGGDPLLAGLYEAADAGRVDAQVLRALGVRTSVGALLDEPGGSAELLARLADPDLTVGIGQLHALYGLLAELDPDQVTLPDELRAVVDGAVRVVDAVDALVADAPDLMPLAGGRALLPVRPARAVELAELFQVRRLSEEIAAEVRSEGAVHEVPGAVRALLGPATPASYVEHEELRVEGPDGAAELDWRWTPDGTLHAATLEGVAAGLAWASGQWPRRFEVAALLEDPERVDELARARWFD; encoded by the coding sequence ATGCCGTGGGTGCGGGGCGCGGACGACGGCGCCGACCCGTTCGGTACGGCCCGGTTGCGGCGCGGGGTGCTGGACGCCTGGGCCGCCTCGCCGGCCCGGTTCCGGGAGGACGCCAACGCCGAGGAGGACCTCGCGCTCGGCGGCTACCGCGACCGGCTCGCCGTGGAGCTGGCGCAGAACGCGGCGGACGCGGCGGCCAGGGCCGGTGTCCCCGGCCGGCTGCGGCTGACCCTGCACGCCGCGAACGGCGGTGCGCCCGCGGTGCTCGTCGCCTCCAACACCGGTGCCCCGGTGGACGCGACCGGCGTCGAATCGCTCTCCACGCTGCGCGCCTCGGCGAAGCGGGAGAGCAGCGTGGCGGCCGGCACGGTCGGCCGGTTCGGCGTCGGGTTCGCCGCGGTGCTGGCGGTCAGCGACGAGCCGGCGCTGGTGGGCCGCACCGGTGGCGTCCGCTGGTCGCTCGCCGAGGCCCGGGAGCTGACCGAGGCGGTGGCCGCGCACAGTCCGGGACTGGGTGGTGAGTTGCGCCGCCGCGAGGGCCACGTGCCGCTGCTGCGGCTGCCGTTGCCGGCGGAGGGCACCGCGCCCGAGGGGTACGACACCGCGGTGGTGCTGCCGCTGCGCGACGGCGCCGCGCAGGACCTCGCCGAGCGGCTGCTGGCCGGGATCGACGCGGCGCTGCTGCTGACCCTGCCGGGGCTGGCCGAGGTCGTGGTGGAGACGCCGGAGGGCGCCCGGACGTTGACCCGGCGTCAGGACGACGCACACGTCCTGATCGAGGACAGCGAGCGGGGGAGCACCCGGTGGCGGGTGGCGAGTGCGGGCGGCTCGCTGGACGCGGCGCTGTTGGCGGACCGGCCGGTCGAGGAGAGGCTGCGGCCGTCCTGGTCGGTGACCTGGGCGGTGCCGGTGGACGAGGCCGGGGCGCCGGTGCGGCCGGGCACCGCGCCGGTGCTGCACGCGCCGACCCCGACCGACGAGCCGCTGGGGCTCCCGGCGCTGCTGATCGCCTCGTTCCCGTTGGAGCCGACCCGGCGGCACGTCGCCCCGGGGCCGCTCGCGGACTTCCTGGTGGGCCGGGTGGCCGCCGCGTACGCGGAGCTGCTCGGCGCCTGGCAGCCGGTGTCGACCGGCACCCTGGACCTCGTTCCGGGGCCGCTGGGCAAGGGCTGGCTGGACGGCGAACTGCGGCGGCAGGTACTGGAGTTGCTGCCCCGGGTGCGGTTCCTGCCGAGCGCGGCGGCCGGCGTCGGGGCGGCGGAGGCCGCCGGGTGGGACGAGGAGGAGGCCGCCGAGCGGTGCGTCCTGCGTCCGGTGGATGCCGAGTTGCTGGAGGGCGCGGGCGCGGCGACCGTCGCGGTGCTGGCGGAGCTGTTCCCCAGTCTGCTGCCGGCCGGCCTCGAACGGCGTTCGGAGCTGCGGGCGTTGGGCGTGGGCCGGGTGCCGCTCACCGAGATGATCGACCGGCTGGCGGGCGTGGAGCGCTCGCCGCAGTGGTGGCGGCGGCTCTACGACGCGCTGGCCGGCACCGACCCGGACCGGCTCAGCGGCCTCCCGGTGCCGTTGGCGGGCACCGGGCGGACCGCCATCGGGCCGCGCCAGGTGCTGCTGCCGCTGCCCGGCGGGGACGCCGCGGACGAGGGCGCGGGGAGGCACGGCGCGCTCACCCGGCTCGGCCTCAAGGTCGCCCACCCCGACGCGGTGCACCCGCTCCTGGAGAAGTTGGGCGCCACCCCGGCCGCCCCGCGCGCCGTGCTGACGACCCCTCAAGTGCGGGCCGCGGTCGCCAACTCGCTGGACGCCGACGAGGACGCCTACGACATCCTGGAGGACGAGCTGGCGCCGGGCGCCGGGGTGCCGCTGGGCGCCGAGGAGCTGGCCGAGACGGTCCTCGGGCTGGTCCGGGACGCCAATCTGACGGCCGGAGACGAGCCCTGGCTGGCCGCGCTGGCGCTGCCGGACGAGGACGGCGAGCTGGCGCCGGCGGGTGAACTGGTGCTGCCCGGTAGCGACTTCGAGCGGATCATCCGTGCGGGCGAACTCGCCGGGTGCGACGCCGAGTTGGCGCGGCGCTGGGGCGAGCAGCCGCTCGCCGCGGTGGGCGTGCTGGCCACCTTCGCGCTGGTGCGGGCCGCCGATGTGGTGCTCGACCCGGACGAACTGGAGCCGCGCGACAGCGACTTCCCCGAGCCGGACGACGCCGGGCTGCTGGACGCGGTCGACGTGTGGTGCGAGGACCTCCTCGACGCGCTGCAATCGGGCGACGAGTGGGCCGCTGTGCCGCCGGTCGTCACCGAACTGGTCGCGGTCCGCGACCTCGACCTGGTCGCCGACGACGCCTGGCCGCAGGTCCTCGAACTGCTCTCCCAGCCGCCGCTGCGGGACGCCCTGACCGCCCCGGTGCGGGTGCTGCTGCCGGACGGCACCACGGAGTCGGTGCGGCCGTACACCGCCTGGTGGCTGCGCGGTCACCCGGTGCTGGACGGGCGCCGCCCCGCCGGGTTGCGCGCCGCCGGCGGCGACCCGCTGCTGGCCGGCCTGTACGAGGCGGCGGACGCGGGGCGGGTCGACGCCCAGGTGCTGCGCGCCCTCGGGGTGCGCACCTCGGTCGGAGCGCTGCTCGACGAGCCGGGCGGCTCGGCCGAGCTGCTGGCCCGCCTGGCCGACCCCGACCTCACGGTGGGCATCGGGCAACTCCACGCCCTGTACGGCCTGTTGGCGGAGCTCGACCCGGACCAGGTGACGCTGCCGGACGAGCTGCGGGCCGTCGTCGACGGGGCGGTCCGGGTGGTGGACGCGGTGGACGCGCTGGTCGCCGATGCCCCGGACCTGATGCCGCTGGCGGGCGGACGCGCGCTGCTGCCGGTGCGGCCGGCCCGGGCCGTGGAGCTGGCCGAGTTGTTCCAGGTGCGGCGGCTGAGCGAGGAGATCGCCGCGGAGGTCCGCTCCGAGGGCGCGGTGCACGAGGTGCCCGGGGCGGTGCGGGCGCTGCTCGGCCCGGCCACCCCCGCCTCGTACGTCGAGCACGAGGAGCTGCGGGTCGAGGGGCCCGACGGCGCCGCCGAACTGGACTGGCGGTGGACCCCGGACGGCACCCTGCACGCCGCGACGCTGGAGGGCGTGGCGGCCGGGCTGGCCTGGGCGAGCGGGCAGTGGCCGCGCCGCTTCGAGGTCGCGGCGCTGCTGGAGGACCCGGAGCGGGTCGACGAGCTGGCCCGGGCGCGCTGGTTCGACTGA
- a CDS encoding DUF3027 domain-containing protein — MRSRTPDRLCAEAVDLARTAAEEVGTPGMVGDHITAVAEGDRVVTHLFDCREPGYRGWRYAVTVARASRAKVVTLDESVLLPGPDAMLAPEWVPWSERLRPGDMGPGDLLPTEADDLRLEPGFSGEDTPPPNSPVAEGMAADVADTEEADVVAGSPAVQPVPARGSIAAVAEELGMGRARVLSRYGLHAAADRWEESFGPKTQMAQSAPATCMTCGFLAPMAGSLRPAFGVCANEFSPADGRVVSLSYGCGAHSEAAVMPKPPRPAEPVLDETVVEPVSIRPAADGGSVEDGGPAEELGHS; from the coding sequence ATGCGAAGCCGTACCCCTGACCGCCTGTGCGCCGAGGCGGTTGACCTCGCCCGCACCGCGGCCGAAGAGGTCGGGACGCCCGGCATGGTCGGCGACCACATCACGGCCGTTGCCGAGGGGGACCGCGTCGTCACCCACCTCTTCGACTGCAGGGAGCCCGGCTACCGCGGCTGGCGCTACGCCGTCACCGTCGCCCGGGCCTCCCGCGCCAAGGTCGTCACGCTGGACGAGTCCGTCCTGCTGCCCGGCCCGGACGCCATGCTGGCCCCCGAGTGGGTGCCCTGGAGCGAGCGGCTGCGCCCCGGCGACATGGGCCCCGGCGACCTGCTGCCCACCGAGGCCGACGACCTCCGCCTGGAGCCCGGCTTCAGTGGCGAGGACACCCCGCCGCCGAACTCCCCGGTCGCCGAGGGCATGGCCGCCGACGTCGCCGACACCGAGGAGGCCGACGTCGTCGCCGGCTCGCCCGCGGTCCAGCCGGTGCCGGCCCGCGGCAGCATCGCCGCGGTCGCCGAGGAACTGGGCATGGGCCGCGCCCGGGTCCTGTCCCGCTACGGCCTGCACGCCGCCGCGGACCGCTGGGAGGAGTCCTTCGGCCCCAAGACCCAGATGGCCCAGTCGGCCCCCGCCACCTGTATGACCTGCGGCTTCCTGGCGCCGATGGCCGGCTCGCTGCGACCGGCGTTCGGCGTCTGCGCCAACGAGTTCTCCCCCGCGGACGGCCGCGTCGTCTCGCTGTCGTACGGCTGCGGGGCGCATTCGGAGGCGGCGGTCATGCCGAAGCCTCCGCGGCCGGCGGAGCCGGTGCTGGACGAGACCGTTGTCGAGCCGGTCTCGATCCGGCCGGCGGCCGATGGCGGCTCCGTTGAGGACGGCGGGCCGGCCGAGGAGCTCGGCCACAGCTAG
- a CDS encoding MFS transporter, protein MAAARASRGSRARRAGRAAGRALHRPLTGAARGVRRATHAQGAGESGLAKLIELHAVNSAGDVLITIALASTVFFSVPTHEARGRVALYLAVTMAPFALLAPVVGPLLDRLPHGRRAAMAGAMLARAVLALMLTGAAAGGGLALYPEALGVLVASKGYGVVRSAVVPRLLPRQISLVRANSRVTLAGLLATAAAAPLGAGLHLIGPAWPLYAACAVFVAGTFLSFSLPHKVDSGRGEARARLASRNGAGTAGPGGRRARPGLRTVGPSVLHGLQANASLRALSGFLTFFLAFLLRERPLGGLGPAVSLALVAVAAGAGNALGTAVGAWLKARAPELIVAAVLGLALGVMVVAALFYAVLAVLVVPAAAAAAGLCQALGKLSLDAMIQRDVPEAVRTSAFARSETVLQMSWVVGGALGIALPLLGVLGLAMAAVLVAVGAVLAVRGLLDAGGRGGRPTPRVA, encoded by the coding sequence GTGGCTGCCGCGAGGGCGTCGAGGGGGTCGCGGGCCCGCCGGGCGGGCCGGGCGGCCGGGCGCGCGCTGCACCGGCCGCTGACCGGCGCGGCCCGGGGAGTCCGGCGCGCCACCCACGCACAGGGCGCGGGGGAATCCGGGCTGGCCAAGCTGATCGAGCTGCACGCGGTGAACTCCGCGGGTGACGTGTTGATCACCATCGCGCTGGCCTCGACGGTCTTCTTCTCGGTGCCGACGCACGAGGCGCGGGGGCGGGTGGCGCTGTATCTGGCGGTCACCATGGCCCCGTTCGCGCTGCTGGCGCCGGTGGTGGGGCCGCTGCTGGACCGGCTGCCGCACGGCCGCCGGGCGGCGATGGCGGGCGCGATGCTGGCCCGCGCGGTGCTGGCGCTGATGCTGACGGGGGCGGCGGCCGGCGGCGGGCTGGCGCTGTACCCGGAGGCACTGGGCGTGCTGGTGGCGTCGAAGGGGTACGGGGTGGTGCGCAGCGCGGTGGTGCCGCGGCTGCTGCCCCGGCAGATCTCGCTGGTGCGGGCCAACTCCCGGGTGACGCTGGCCGGGCTGCTGGCGACCGCGGCGGCGGCGCCGCTGGGCGCCGGGCTGCATCTGATCGGGCCGGCCTGGCCGTTGTACGCGGCCTGTGCGGTGTTCGTGGCCGGGACGTTCCTGTCGTTCTCGTTGCCGCACAAGGTGGATTCGGGCCGGGGCGAGGCCCGGGCCCGGTTGGCGTCCCGGAACGGCGCGGGGACGGCCGGCCCGGGCGGCCGACGGGCGCGGCCCGGCCTGCGGACGGTCGGCCCGTCGGTGCTGCACGGCCTCCAGGCGAACGCGTCGCTGCGCGCGCTCTCCGGCTTCCTCACCTTCTTCCTGGCGTTCCTGCTGCGCGAGCGCCCGTTGGGCGGGCTGGGCCCGGCGGTGTCGCTGGCGCTGGTCGCGGTGGCGGCCGGCGCCGGTAATGCGTTGGGCACGGCGGTCGGCGCCTGGTTGAAGGCGCGCGCCCCGGAGCTGATCGTCGCGGCGGTGCTGGGGCTGGCGCTGGGCGTCATGGTGGTGGCGGCGCTGTTCTACGCGGTGTTGGCGGTCCTGGTGGTGCCGGCGGCCGCGGCCGCCGCGGGGCTGTGCCAGGCGCTGGGGAAGCTGTCGCTGGACGCGATGATCCAGCGCGATGTGCCGGAGGCGGTGCGGACGTCGGCGTTCGCCCGGTCCGAGACGGTGCTCCAGATGTCGTGGGTGGTGGGCGGCGCGCTCGGCATCGCGTTGCCGCTGCTGGGCGTGCTGGGGCTGGCGATGGCCGCGGTGCTGGTGGCGGTGGGTGCGGTGCTGGCCGTGCGGGGGCTGCTCGACGCGGGCGGGCGGGGCGGGCGGCCGACGCCCCGGGTGGCGTGA
- a CDS encoding futalosine hydrolase: MRALVVTAVAAERDAVCAALAVDEAADGPRVATLPGGGALHRAPAGAPAPDVLAAGVGPAAAAAGTATALTAAALAGTPYELVVSAGIGGGFAPAAPLGSLVVADAIVAADLGAETPEGFVPVTELGFGTVAHRPDPALVAAVAAASGGAVGPVITVSTVTGSAARAAELATRHPGVLAEAMEGFGVAEAAAAHGLPVLEVRAISNAVGPRDRAAWRIGPALAALTDAFRAFPGAVTGVRAAAPDAAPPPHTPRRTP; encoded by the coding sequence ATGCGGGCGCTGGTCGTCACCGCGGTGGCCGCGGAGCGCGACGCGGTGTGCGCCGCGCTGGCCGTCGACGAGGCCGCGGACGGCCCTCGCGTCGCGACGCTGCCGGGCGGCGGCGCACTGCACCGCGCGCCCGCCGGCGCCCCGGCCCCGGACGTGCTGGCCGCCGGCGTCGGCCCCGCCGCCGCGGCCGCCGGCACCGCCACCGCGCTGACCGCCGCGGCCCTGGCCGGCACCCCCTACGAGCTGGTGGTCTCGGCCGGCATCGGCGGCGGCTTCGCGCCCGCCGCACCGCTGGGTTCGCTGGTCGTGGCGGACGCGATCGTCGCCGCCGACCTGGGCGCCGAGACGCCCGAGGGCTTCGTGCCGGTCACCGAGCTCGGCTTCGGGACGGTGGCGCACCGCCCCGACCCGGCGCTGGTCGCGGCCGTCGCCGCGGCGTCCGGCGGGGCGGTCGGCCCGGTCATCACGGTGTCCACGGTCACCGGCAGCGCCGCCCGCGCCGCCGAGCTGGCGACCCGTCACCCCGGCGTGCTGGCCGAGGCGATGGAGGGCTTCGGGGTCGCCGAGGCGGCCGCCGCGCACGGCCTACCGGTGCTGGAGGTCCGTGCGATCTCCAACGCGGTCGGCCCCAGGGACCGCGCCGCCTGGCGGATCGGCCCCGCCCTCGCCGCGCTCACCGACGCCTTCCGCGCCTTCCCCGGAGCCGTGACCGGCGTCCGCGCGGCGGCCCCGGATGCGGCACCGCCGCCCCACACCCCCCGGAGGACCCCATGA
- a CDS encoding 1,4-dihydroxy-6-naphthoate synthase — protein sequence MTGPLSIAYSPCPNDTFVFDALAHGRVPGAPELAVTFADIDITNGLAERGELDVLKVSYAVLPWVLEEYALLPCGGALGRGCGPLVLTRQPGGAADLVGKTVAVPSERSTAYLLFRLWVADQVPGGVGEVVVLPFHEIMPAVRDGKVDAGLVIHEARFTYQDYGLNCLADMGEHWERTTGLPIPLGAIIAKRSLGDGVLRGLADAIRTSVRMAWDDPEASRPYVLEHAQEMDPKVTDQHIGLYVNEFTADLGEDGYAAVRGLLTRAAAEGLVPPLGRDALRFV from the coding sequence ATGACCGGCCCGCTGTCCATCGCCTACTCGCCGTGCCCGAACGACACCTTCGTCTTCGACGCCCTGGCGCACGGCCGGGTCCCGGGCGCGCCCGAGTTGGCGGTCACCTTCGCCGACATCGACATCACCAACGGCCTGGCCGAGCGCGGCGAGTTGGACGTGCTGAAGGTGTCGTACGCGGTGCTGCCGTGGGTGTTGGAGGAGTACGCGCTGCTGCCCTGCGGCGGGGCGCTGGGCCGCGGCTGCGGCCCGCTGGTGCTGACGCGTCAGCCGGGCGGCGCGGCGGACCTGGTGGGCAAGACGGTCGCGGTGCCCAGCGAGCGGTCCACCGCGTACCTGCTGTTCCGGCTGTGGGTGGCGGACCAAGTGCCGGGCGGGGTGGGCGAGGTCGTGGTGTTGCCGTTCCACGAGATCATGCCGGCCGTGCGGGACGGCAAGGTCGACGCCGGCCTGGTCATCCACGAGGCCCGCTTCACGTACCAGGACTACGGGCTGAACTGCCTGGCGGACATGGGCGAGCACTGGGAGCGGACCACCGGGCTGCCGATCCCGCTGGGCGCGATCATCGCCAAGCGGTCGCTGGGTGACGGGGTGCTGCGCGGGCTGGCCGATGCCATCCGCACGTCCGTCCGGATGGCCTGGGACGACCCGGAGGCGTCCCGGCCGTACGTCCTGGAGCACGCCCAGGAGATGGACCCGAAGGTCACCGACCAGCACATCGGGCTGTACGTCAACGAGTTCACCGCCGACCTCGGCGAGGACGGCTACGCCGCGGTGCGCGGGCTGCTCACGCGTGCCGCGGCCGAGGGACTGGTGCCGCCCCTCGGCCGCGATGCGCTGAGGTTCGTCTGA
- a CDS encoding cold-shock protein — MPTGKVKWFNSEKGFGFLSRDDGGDVFVHSSVLPDGVDALKPGQRVEFGVVAGQRGDQALSVILLDPAPSVAAAQRRKPDELASIVQDLTTLLESVTQQLERGRYPDKAHGGKIAGMLRAVADQLDV; from the coding sequence GTGCCTACCGGCAAGGTCAAGTGGTTCAACAGCGAGAAGGGCTTCGGCTTTCTCTCCCGCGACGACGGCGGTGACGTCTTCGTGCACTCGTCGGTGCTGCCCGACGGCGTGGACGCGCTCAAGCCGGGCCAGCGCGTGGAGTTCGGCGTCGTCGCAGGCCAGCGTGGTGACCAGGCACTGAGCGTCATCCTCCTCGATCCGGCCCCCTCGGTCGCCGCGGCCCAGCGCCGCAAGCCCGACGAACTCGCCTCGATCGTCCAGGACCTCACCACGCTCCTGGAGAGCGTCACCCAGCAACTGGAGCGCGGGCGTTACCCCGACAAGGCGCACGGCGGCAAGATCGCCGGCATGCTGCGGGCGGTCGCCGACCAACTCGACGTCTAG
- a CDS encoding HAD family hydrolase, which translates to MAAHPLTVGFDLDMTLIDSRPGIKAAYEALAARTGTYVDADAAITRLGPPLEQEIRRWFPEERVAEISDLYRELYPTHAIAGSLAMPGAREAIDAVHAVGGRAVVVTAKFEPNAKLHLTHLGIAADAVIGSLWAEAKAEALREHGARIYVGDHTGDVRGAQAAGALSVAVATGPCDAAELRAAGARVLLDDLTDFPSWLDRYVADSARYPADGADGDGPTAACA; encoded by the coding sequence ATGGCTGCGCACCCCCTGACCGTCGGGTTCGACCTCGACATGACGCTGATCGACTCCCGCCCCGGAATCAAGGCCGCCTACGAGGCGCTCGCCGCCCGCACCGGGACGTACGTCGACGCCGATGCCGCGATCACCCGGCTCGGACCGCCGCTGGAGCAGGAGATCCGCCGGTGGTTCCCCGAGGAGCGGGTGGCGGAGATCAGCGACCTCTACCGGGAGCTGTACCCGACGCACGCGATCGCGGGCTCGCTCGCCATGCCGGGCGCCCGGGAGGCGATCGACGCGGTGCACGCGGTCGGCGGCCGGGCCGTCGTCGTCACCGCCAAGTTCGAGCCCAACGCCAAGCTGCACCTGACCCACTTGGGCATCGCCGCGGACGCGGTCATCGGCTCGCTGTGGGCGGAGGCCAAGGCCGAGGCGCTGCGCGAGCACGGCGCACGGATCTACGTGGGCGACCACACCGGCGACGTGCGCGGCGCGCAGGCCGCGGGCGCGCTCTCCGTCGCGGTCGCCACCGGCCCGTGCGACGCCGCCGAACTGCGCGCGGCCGGCGCCCGGGTGCTGCTCGACGACCTGACGGACTTCCCGTCGTGGCTGGATCGTTACGTGGCGGATTCCGCTCGTTACCCGGCGGACGGCGCCGACGGGGACGGGCCGACCGCGGCCTGCGCCTGA
- a CDS encoding FecCD family ABC transporter permease yields MPVTHRKRSRRLVLTAGAVVALLLAVVFSLAVGSRAFAPSAVLDALVHGGSDDAAQVVRFLRLPRTLIGLMVGAALAMAGTVMQGLTRNPIADPGILGISQGAAASVVAAIAFAGVHTLTGYVWFAFAGAGVAAVVVYGIATRGRGGATPVKLALSGAAINALLVSVSMAILTTKAAALDEFRFWQVGSLTGRDAAVAAQIWPFLLVGAVLVLSVARGLDALALGEDVARGLGQKVAVVRIVGGLGATVLTGAGVAAAGPIAFVGLAVPHLARALVGGDHRWALPMAALLGPVVVLVSDTVGRVLFPPSEVPAGVMTALIGVPFLVTLVRRRAVAA; encoded by the coding sequence ATGCCCGTGACGCACCGAAAGCGGAGCCGGCGGCTCGTCCTGACGGCGGGGGCGGTGGTGGCGCTGCTGCTGGCCGTGGTCTTCTCGCTCGCCGTCGGCAGCCGCGCGTTCGCGCCGTCCGCGGTCCTCGACGCCCTCGTGCACGGCGGCAGCGACGACGCCGCACAGGTCGTGCGGTTCCTGCGGCTGCCGCGCACCCTGATCGGCCTGATGGTCGGCGCCGCGCTGGCGATGGCCGGCACGGTCATGCAGGGCCTGACCCGCAATCCGATCGCCGACCCCGGCATCCTCGGCATCAGCCAGGGCGCGGCGGCCTCCGTGGTCGCCGCCATCGCCTTCGCCGGCGTGCACACCCTGACCGGCTACGTGTGGTTCGCGTTCGCCGGCGCGGGCGTCGCCGCCGTCGTCGTCTACGGCATCGCCACCCGCGGCCGGGGCGGTGCCACGCCCGTCAAGCTGGCGCTCTCCGGCGCCGCGATCAACGCGCTGCTGGTGTCGGTGTCGATGGCGATCCTGACCACCAAGGCCGCGGCGCTGGACGAGTTCCGGTTCTGGCAGGTCGGCTCGCTGACCGGTCGGGACGCCGCGGTGGCCGCCCAGATCTGGCCGTTCCTGCTGGTCGGCGCGGTGCTGGTGCTGTCGGTTGCGCGCGGCCTGGACGCCCTGGCGCTGGGCGAGGATGTCGCCCGTGGGCTCGGGCAGAAGGTCGCCGTGGTGCGGATCGTCGGCGGGCTGGGCGCGACGGTGCTGACCGGCGCGGGTGTCGCGGCCGCCGGCCCGATCGCGTTCGTCGGCCTGGCCGTGCCGCACCTGGCCCGGGCGTTGGTGGGCGGCGACCACCGCTGGGCGCTGCCGATGGCCGCGCTGCTCGGGCCGGTCGTGGTGCTGGTCTCGGACACCGTCGGGCGGGTCCTCTTCCCGCCGTCGGAGGTCCCGGCCGGCGTGATGACCGCGCTGATCGGCGTGCCGTTCCTGGTCACTCTGGTCCGGCGGCGGGCGGTGGCGGCATGA
- a CDS encoding FecCD family ABC transporter permease: MTAPTHSPAAPAARPVARPAGYALVRAGRGSFLLHRRATVVAAALAALLAVVCVAYLCAGESWVAPSEVLRVLVGEESAQQLVVRTLRLPRMVVGLLVGAAFGVAGGLIQTVARNPLASPDIIGVTQGAGAVTVGAMTFGVTSSAMLPYVSVAGGVLAAALVYAFAWRGGLHATRFVLIGIGFAVALRSVTQLFLTKGDYLVAQQAQVWMTGSLNGRGWAEVAPLGWALLVLLPAVLWAARAQRTVSLDDDTATALGIHLGRTRLGLVAVGVVLASMATGAAGPVDFVALLAPQIARRLTRTAQIPLFCSALLGAVIVVLGDLLARKLLAPTELPVGVLTAAVGAPYLIWLIVRGHRARGRATGGQA; this comes from the coding sequence ATGACGGCACCCACCCACTCCCCCGCCGCTCCCGCCGCCCGCCCGGTGGCCCGCCCCGCCGGCTACGCGCTGGTCCGGGCCGGCCGCGGCTCCTTCCTGCTGCACCGCCGCGCCACCGTCGTCGCCGCCGCGCTGGCCGCCCTGCTGGCCGTGGTGTGCGTGGCGTACCTGTGCGCCGGCGAGAGCTGGGTGGCGCCCTCCGAGGTGCTCAGGGTGCTGGTGGGCGAGGAGTCCGCGCAGCAACTCGTGGTCAGGACGCTGCGGTTGCCGCGGATGGTGGTCGGGCTGCTGGTCGGCGCGGCCTTCGGGGTCGCCGGCGGGCTGATCCAGACCGTCGCCCGCAATCCACTGGCCAGCCCCGACATCATCGGCGTGACCCAGGGCGCGGGCGCGGTGACGGTCGGCGCGATGACCTTCGGCGTCACGTCCTCCGCGATGCTGCCGTACGTCTCGGTGGCCGGCGGGGTGCTGGCGGCCGCGCTGGTCTACGCCTTCGCCTGGCGCGGCGGGCTGCACGCCACCCGCTTCGTGCTGATCGGCATCGGCTTCGCGGTGGCGCTGCGCTCGGTCACCCAACTGTTCCTGACCAAGGGCGACTACCTGGTGGCCCAGCAGGCCCAGGTATGGATGACCGGTTCGCTCAACGGGCGCGGCTGGGCGGAGGTGGCGCCCCTGGGATGGGCGCTGCTGGTGCTGCTGCCGGCCGTCCTGTGGGCGGCGCGGGCCCAACGGACCGTCTCCCTGGACGACGACACCGCGACCGCGCTCGGCATCCATCTGGGCCGCACCCGGCTCGGGTTGGTGGCGGTCGGGGTGGTGCTGGCGTCGATGGCGACCGGCGCGGCCGGGCCGGTGGACTTCGTGGCGCTGCTCGCCCCGCAGATCGCCCGCCGGCTGACCCGGACCGCGCAGATCCCGCTCTTCTGCTCGGCGCTGCTGGGCGCCGTCATCGTCGTCCTCGGCGATCTGCTCGCCCGCAAGCTGCTCGCGCCGACCGAGCTGCCGGTGGGCGTGCTGACCGCCGCGGTCGGCGCCCCGTATCTGATCTGGCTGATCGTCAGGGGCCACCGGGCCCGTGGCCGGGCCACAGGAGGACAAGCGTGA